In the Paramormyrops kingsleyae isolate MSU_618 chromosome 6, PKINGS_0.4, whole genome shotgun sequence genome, one interval contains:
- the LOC111840598 gene encoding leucine-rich repeat neuronal protein 1-like gives MQDPSVQYLPMISCESYPNHLNLDINMRVDLDCRAMAEPEPEIYWVMPLGKKITLETLSDKFWLSSEGTLRISHIQVEDSGQYTCVAQNTEGADTRVATIRVNGTLMDSIQVMKIYVKQTESHSILVSWKINSNVMTSNLKWSSATMKIDNPHITYTARVPVDVHEYNLTHLQPSTEYEVCLTVSNIHQQTQRSCVNVTTKNVAFAVDISDEGTSTALAAAMGTMFAIISLASVSVYIAKRWKRKNYHHSLKKYMQKTSSIPLNELYPPLINLWEADSEKDKDGSLENKSSQVDTTRSYYMW, from the coding sequence ATGCAAGATCCCTCTGTCCAGTACTTGCCTATGATATCCTGTGAATCTTACCCCAACCACCTCAACTTGGACATCAATATGAGAGTTGATTTAGATTGCCGTGCCATGGCAGAACCCGAGCCTGAGATTTACTGGGTGATGCCacttgggaaaaaaatcacacttgAAACCTTATCTGACAAGTTCTGGCTGAGCAGCGAAGGTACTCTCCGTATTTCTCACATACAAGTGGAAGATTCAGGCCAGTATACTTGTGTGGCCCAGAATACAGAAGGTGCCGACACACGAGTTGCTACAATACGAGTCAATGGGACCTTGATGGACAGTATTCAGGTCATGAAGATCTATGTCAAGCAGACAGAGTCTCACTCTATCTTAGTGTCCTGGAAAATAAACTCGAATGTTATGACCTCTAACCTGAAGTGGTCTTCAGCAACCATGAAGATAGATAACCCACACATTACTTACACGGCCAGGGTCCCAGTTGATGTTCATGAGTACAACCTCACCCACTTGCAGCCATCCACTGAATATGAAGTGTGCCTTACAGTCTCCAACATCCACCAGCAGACACAAAGATCCTGTGTCAATGTCACCACAAAGAATGTGGCTTTTGCTGTAGACATCTCAGATGAAGGGACCAGCACTGCCCTAGCAGCTGCAATGGGGACAATGTTTGCCATCATTAGTCTTGCTTCCGTTTCAGTATACATTGCGAAGAGGTGGAAGAGGAAGAATTACCACCACTCTTTGAAAAAATACATGCAGAAAACCTCCTCCATTCCCCTGAATGAGCTATATCCTCCTCTCATTAACCTGTGGGAAGCAGACAGTGAGAAGGACAAAGACGGATCCTTGGAGAACAAATCCAGCCAGGTGGACACAACACGGAGCTATTATATGTGGTGA
- the lrrn1 gene encoding leucine-rich repeat neuronal protein 1 gives MSGLSSHILVDQMCVGLLLALACLSSVQSSQCPHLCVCEIRPWFTPQSTYREATTVDCNDLRLTHIPGNLSSDTQVLLLQSNYIARTSEELEQLFNLTELDLSQNNFTSIQDVGLTNMSQLTTLHLEENQITEMPDHCLQDLTNLQELYINHNQINSISPNAFSGLQNLLRLHLNSNKLKVINSHWFESTPNLEILMIGENPVVGILDMNFRPLVNLRSLVLAGMDLTDIPGKALVGLDNLESLSFYDNKLVSVPHLALQKVPNLKFLDLNKNPVHKIQEGDFRNMLRLKELGVNNMAELVAIDRYALDNLPELTKLEATNNPKLSYINRLAFRDVPSLESLMLNNNALNSLYQKTIESLPNLREISIHSNPLRCDCVIQWMNSNKTSIRFMEPLSMFCAMPPEYKGQHVREVLLQDPSDQCLPMISHDTFPNHLNLDIGMTVNLDCRAMAEPEPEIYWVTPLGNKITLETLSDKFWLSSEGTLRISHIQVEDSGQYTCVAQNTEGADTRVATIRVNGTLMDSIQVMKIYVKQTESHSILVSWKINSNVMTSNLKWSSATMKIDNPHITYTARVPVDVHEYNLTHLQPSTEYEVCLTVSNIHQQTQRSCVNVTTKNVAFAVDISDEGTSTALAAAMGTMFAIISLASVSVYIAKRWKRKNYHHSLKKYMQKTSSIPLNELYPPLINLWEADSEKDKDGSLENKSSQVDTTRSYYMW, from the coding sequence ATGAGTGGCCTTTCATCACATATTCTGGTGGACCAGATGTGCGTGGGTCTGCTTCTGGCATTGGCGTGTCTGTCCTCAGTGCAGAGCAGCCAGTGCCCACACCTATGTGTTTGTGAGATCCGGCCCTGGTTCACACCTCAGTCCACTTACAGAGAGGCCACCACGGTGGACTGTAATGATTTACGCCTCACTCACATCCCTGGAAACCTGTCTAGTGACACAcaggtgctgctgctgcagagTAACTACATTGCTCGGACCAGTGAGGAGTTGGAGCAGCTCTTCAACTTGACTGAGTTGGACCTGTCTCAGAACAACTTCACCAGCATCCAAGATGTTGGCCTGACCAACATGTCTCAGCTCACTACACTTCATTTGGAGGAGAACCAGATCACAGAGATGCCTGACCATTGCCTTCAAGACCTCACCAATTTGCAGGAGCTCTACATCAACCACAATCAGATCAACTCCATTTCACCCAATGCATTCTCTGGCCTGCAAAACCTTCTGCGGCTCCACCTCAACTCAAACAAACTGAAAGTCATTAACAGCCACTGGTTTGAGTCAACCCCCAATCTTGAAATCCTAATGATTGGGGAAAACCCTGTAGTTGGTATTCTAGACATGAATTTCAGGCCTTTAGTTAACTTGAGAAGCCTGGTGCTGGCCGGAATGGACTTGACTGACATTCCTGGGAAAGCACTTGTGGGATTAGACAATCTAGAGAGTCTCTCATTTTACGACAACAAATTGGTTAGTGTTCCACACCTTGCACTACAAAAAGTTCCCAATCTAAAATTCTTGGATTTAAACAAAAACCCTGTGCACAAAATTCAAGAAGGAGACTTCAGAAATATGCTTAGGTTGAAAGAGCTTGGTGTGAATAACATGGCAGAACTAGTCGCCATCGATCGTTATGCACTTGATAATCTCCCAGAGTTGACTAAGTTGGAGGCTACCAACAACCCCAAGCTCTCCTACATCAATCGCCTGGCATTTCGGGATGTCCCTTCCCTGGAGAGTCTAATGTTGAACAACAATGCCCTGAACTCATTGTACCAGAAAACCATAGAGTCATTGCCTAATCTGCGGGAAATCAGCATTCACAGCAACCCATTACGATGTGACTGTGTCATTCAGTGGATGAACTCTAACAAGACCAGCATCCGCTTCATGGAGCCCCTGTCCATGTTTTGTGCTATGCCTCCAGAGTATAAGGGCCAGCACGTCAGGGAGGTATTGCTGCAGGATCCCTCTGACCAGTGTTTGCCTATGATATCCCATGACACTTTCCCCAACCACCTCAACTTAGACATCGGTATGACAGTCAATTTAGATTGCCGTGCCATGGCAGAACCCGAGCCTGAGATTTACTGGGTGACGCCACTGGGGAACAAAATCACACTTGAAACCTTATCTGACAAGTTCTGGCTGAGCAGCGAAGGTACTCTCCGTATTTCTCACATACAAGTGGAAGATTCAGGCCAGTATACTTGTGTGGCCCAGAATACAGAAGGTGCCGACACACGAGTTGCTACAATACGAGTCAATGGGACCTTGATGGACAGTATTCAGGTCATGAAGATCTATGTCAAGCAGACAGAGTCTCACTCTATATTAGTGTCCTGGAAAATAAACTCGAATGTTATGACCTCTAACCTGAAGTGGTCTTCAGCAACCATGAAGATAGATAACCCACACATTACTTACACGGCCAGGGTCCCAGTTGATGTTCATGAGTACAACCTCACCCACTTGCAGCCATCCACTGAATATGAAGTGTGCCTTACAGTCTCCAACATCCACCAGCAGACACAAAGATCCTGTGTCAATGTCACCACAAAGAATGTGGCTTTTGCTGTAGACATCTCAGATGAAGGGACCAGCACTGCCCTAGCAGCTGCAATGGGGACAATGTTTGCCATCATTAGTCTTGCTTCCGTTTCAGTATACATTGCGAAGAGGTGGAAGAGGAAGAATTACCACCACTCTTTGAAAAAATACATGCAGAAAACCTCCTCCATTCCCCTGAATGAGCTATATCCTCCTCTCATTAACCTGTGGGAAGCAGACAGTGAGAAGGACAAAGACGGATCCTTGGAGAACAAATCCAGCCAGGTGGACACAACACGGAGCTATTATATGTGGTGA